A single region of the Duganella sp. BuS-21 genome encodes:
- the murG gene encoding undecaprenyldiphospho-muramoylpentapeptide beta-N-acetylglucosaminyltransferase has product MKRLMIMAAGTGGHIFPGLAIAQTMRARGWEVSWLGTSTGMEQDLVPKSGIAMDSINFTGMRGKGLKHSLDGALKMVKAFKDCFGFIGSRKPDVVMGMGGYVTVPGGLMARMRGTPLVLVNADAALLLSNRTLVPFADRVCFGFPADFGKAADKAVVTGNPVRKEILDMAPPARRFAGREGPLRILVVGGSLGAKALNDALPAALALIPEAQRPLVTHQSGKKNIDALSAAYQQAGVTANVVDFIDDMAGAYSVADLVICRAGAITVSELTAAGVASVLVPFVASTTSHQRDNAQWMAKQKAAIHMPQSELSAQSVATLLETLTRAACLAMAGAARDVGKRDANDAIAQVLEALALDKP; this is encoded by the coding sequence ATGAAACGATTAATGATTATGGCGGCCGGTACCGGCGGTCATATCTTCCCCGGCCTGGCGATCGCGCAAACCATGCGCGCACGCGGCTGGGAAGTGAGCTGGCTGGGCACCTCCACCGGCATGGAGCAGGACCTGGTGCCGAAGAGCGGCATCGCGATGGACAGCATCAACTTCACCGGCATGCGCGGCAAGGGCTTGAAGCACTCGCTGGACGGCGCCCTGAAGATGGTCAAGGCATTCAAGGATTGCTTCGGCTTTATCGGCAGCCGCAAGCCGGACGTGGTGATGGGCATGGGTGGTTACGTGACCGTGCCGGGTGGCCTGATGGCGCGTATGCGCGGCACGCCGCTGGTACTGGTGAACGCCGATGCGGCGCTGCTGCTGTCGAATAGAACGCTGGTGCCGTTCGCCGACCGCGTGTGCTTCGGCTTCCCGGCCGATTTCGGCAAGGCCGCCGACAAGGCCGTGGTCACCGGTAATCCGGTGCGCAAGGAGATCCTGGACATGGCGCCGCCGGCCCGGCGTTTCGCCGGCCGCGAAGGTCCGCTGCGCATCCTGGTGGTGGGCGGCAGCCTGGGCGCGAAAGCGCTGAACGACGCGCTGCCGGCGGCGCTGGCGTTGATCCCGGAAGCACAACGTCCGCTGGTCACCCACCAGTCGGGCAAGAAGAACATCGATGCCCTGAGCGCGGCGTATCAGCAGGCCGGCGTGACGGCCAACGTGGTCGACTTCATCGACGACATGGCCGGTGCCTACAGCGTGGCGGACCTGGTGATCTGCCGCGCCGGCGCCATCACCGTATCCGAATTGACGGCGGCGGGCGTGGCCAGTGTACTGGTGCCGTTCGTGGCCTCGACCACCAGCCACCAGCGCGACAACGCGCAGTGGATGGCCAAGCAGAAGGCGGCGATCCACATGCCGCAATCGGAATTGAGCGCGCAGAGTGTGGCGACGCTGCTGGAAACGCTGACCCGCGCGGCTTGCCTGGCCATGGCCGGCGCGGCGCGCGACGTAGGAAAACGCGACGCGAACGACGCGATCGCACAGGTATTGGAAGCATTAGCATTGGATAAGCCGTGA